The Acholeplasma laidlawii PG-8A DNA window ATGGATTTAAAAGAAGTGCTGAAAAATTAGAATTTACTGTGATCTTTCAAAAAGATGGTATCAACTATAAATACCCAATATATATATTAAAATAGGTGGATAAAATGAAATTAAAAAAAGATTATATTTTAAAAACTGTTGCTGGTGAACATATTGTAGTACCTATAGGTGTTGAGGCAACTAAATTTCATGGCATGATTACATTAAATGAAACAGGTAAGTTTTTATTTGAAAACTTAAAAGAAGAAACAACAGAAGAAATACTTATCATGAAACTACTTGAAAGTTATGATGTGACACCTTCTCGTGCTAAAACAGATGTTGATAAGTTTCTTGGGTTACTAAAGAAACACAATTTATTTGATAATTAAACATAGTATTTTATTATTTACAGGTGACATTTTAAATGTCACCTGTTTTATTAAGTAATAAGAAAATATAAGTAATAAACGCTATTATATTGGAAACTGGGAGCGTTTTACTAAATTAGTTGATTTATTTTAATATATATAATACAATGTAGTGTTACTTGTAAATATTGATTCATGCAAAGGGGCACTTACTTTAAAATGTACAATAAAGTTATTAGTCTAATGGGTAGCATTTTATCAAATTTAAATATAAGAGACTGACCATTTTTTTGGTCGGTCTCTTTTAATGATTTAAGTGAGATTATGGTATCTAAATGATTAGTAAATTGAATGTAAACATTAAGTAAAGTCTTAGGATCTAAGGTCTTAGATCATGAATTTGTATAGTATACTAATGAAGGTATCTTATAAGTAAATAAAAATAAATAAAGGGAGAGAAAAGACATGAAGAAAGAAACACTTAAAAAGAAGACTTATGATAGTCCAACTATAGAGGTTACTGAGTTTTCAATGAAGGATTCGATTGCTACAAGCGGTGTTGGAGCTGCGTTTTTTGAGCAAGTATGGGGCGGCGGAGGAAGTGTATAATGAAAAAAATTAGTATTTTCTTTTTAGCATTAGTTGGATTAGTACTTATTGGTATGCACGCTGCACCTAAAGCTGCAGCTGCGGGGTTTGGCAATACTTATTCGTTTGATGTTACTATTGTACATGGTGAGAGTAATCTTGATGTACATAAACCAGATCTAGGTAGTTTTAATCATGGTAATAAAGTATCTATTGATATTACCTCTTTAAATGGTTTAGAGGCAGTTAATTCTAAACAATTTGCGTTCTTTGTTGTTAATGGACAAATAATAGAAAATAATTTAGAACAATTTATGGTTACATCAAATAGTAAAATTACGGCTGTCTTCACAAATGGTGAAGAAAAGGCTGCAGTTTTTATTGATTCTAACGGTGAGTTTTTATCAGTTGATTATGTTGATGGGGAAACAGCTCCAGTCGCACCTAGTGTCGCTAACTTATCAAAACCAGGGTTAACACCTGTTGCGTTTGGGGTTCTAGATCCAATCTCGGAACATACAGTATATGTCGTGGATTATGTACTTACTAATCCAGAAGCAACAGTCATGATTAACGGCGAAGCTCATCCATATAACTCAGTTGTTACATTAACTGCTGAAGGTCCATTTACACACTGGGAAGAAGATGGGGTTGTTGTATCGTATAATCCTAATTATAAATTCTCAGCGTTACGAGATAGAATAATTACTCAAAAGTCAGATGGTGGAACACCTTCAACAATTATTACACTGTCAGATGATTTGGGTTTAAGAAGTAGTGAAGGTAAATCTAGTTTCTTAGGACAGTTTGAATTAACCGCTGGTCAAGAGTTTGTCGAATCTGGTATCTTGGCAAGTGATGTATTTGTTAATAACTTAACAATTGACACACCAAATGTACAAGTTATCTCATCAGACGCTATTCAACCAAACACTAATGAGTTTTTAAGAACTGTTGATACAGATGCATTCGCACTTATTAGAGGATATGTTAAAACTAATACGGGTGTTTACTACTCTGATAATTTTACACCAAAAACAAATACAGGCTTGATGATATATGAAGTTTATGGTGGCGGTGGTAATAGTGGAGC harbors:
- a CDS encoding PqqD family protein, encoding MKLKKDYILKTVAGEHIVVPIGVEATKFHGMITLNETGKFLFENLKEETTEEILIMKLLESYDVTPSRAKTDVDKFLGLLKKHNLFDN